One Fibrobacter sp. genomic window carries:
- a CDS encoding flippase-like domain-containing protein: MTAGKTAKGPWIKKIFQLLVSVGGFAYIFYKIPFASVMENWTTAMIPWVVVMLVAANLIMLIQANRWKGLSVQGPEIPFKTYYAYTALGYFFNNLLPTGFGGDAVKSLAFGKKFNQTSQSISAVFLSRIQGLLAMFLCFFVALPFALSKINVPTVYTLIMCVALLVCIAVILCCLFSDKIPFPEYITNKLHFIPKLQYSLSIYRKHKKQLLLSSLDSLWLQLLTLFTSFAYFKAVGVDINIGILVVFTSITIVVAMLPVSLNGIGVREGVQIALFSGILGIPAHLVLAAGLLGYIPLLFQALQGAVVLVGSKKD, translated from the coding sequence ATGACGGCAGGTAAGACAGCCAAAGGGCCTTGGATAAAAAAAATTTTCCAGCTTCTTGTAAGCGTGGGTGGTTTCGCTTACATTTTTTACAAGATTCCTTTTGCAAGCGTCATGGAGAACTGGACAACGGCCATGATACCTTGGGTGGTGGTCATGCTCGTTGCCGCAAACCTAATCATGCTCATCCAGGCCAACCGCTGGAAAGGTCTCTCGGTACAGGGGCCAGAAATCCCCTTCAAGACCTATTACGCTTACACAGCCCTGGGGTATTTTTTTAACAACCTGCTCCCTACCGGCTTTGGCGGCGACGCTGTAAAATCTTTGGCATTCGGAAAAAAATTCAACCAGACCAGTCAATCCATTTCGGCAGTATTTCTTTCACGCATTCAAGGACTCCTTGCCATGTTCCTGTGTTTCTTTGTAGCGCTTCCCTTCGCCCTGTCAAAAATCAACGTACCTACGGTTTACACCCTCATTATGTGCGTTGCTCTACTGGTTTGCATTGCCGTTATCCTCTGCTGTCTGTTTTCTGACAAGATTCCCTTTCCTGAATATATTACCAACAAACTTCACTTTATTCCAAAGTTGCAGTATAGTCTTTCTATTTACAGAAAACACAAAAAACAACTGCTGTTGTCTTCGTTGGATTCACTTTGGCTACAACTATTGACCCTCTTCACCAGTTTCGCCTACTTCAAGGCGGTGGGTGTCGATATCAATATCGGCATCCTGGTAGTCTTTACCAGCATCACCATCGTAGTCGCCATGCTTCCCGTTTCTCTTAACGGTATTGGCGTTCGCGAGGGAGTCCAAATAGCCCTTTTTTCCGGAATCCTCGGCATTCCTGCGCATCTAGTTCTTGCCGCAGGCTTGCTGGGTTACATTCCCTTGCTGTTCCAAGCCTTGCAAGGAGCTGTGGTACTTGTCGGAAGTAAGAAGGATTAG
- a CDS encoding class I SAM-dependent methyltransferase encodes MYPNKVRYDIAMLVPPDAKTVLEIGAGSGKNCVIYPKDSYKVAIEPENRTDCQTAENFPGGFNEYHHVLYEDYKEDRKFDLIVMCDVLEHVNDPVDLINFCKRHLTPEGHILLSLPNFICVENILKIVLTRDFRYVKVDQGEKALGVLDINHKTFWTKKSFIRFAKENGLEVERIVGIRKQLKFMPNVLSHLSYIPFQYGFLTKIKK; translated from the coding sequence ATGTACCCGAATAAAGTTCGTTATGATATCGCTATGCTTGTCCCTCCAGATGCTAAAACCGTCCTGGAAATAGGGGCTGGCTCCGGCAAGAATTGCGTGATTTATCCCAAGGATTCCTATAAGGTGGCTATAGAGCCCGAAAACAGGACAGATTGCCAGACCGCCGAAAACTTCCCTGGTGGCTTTAACGAATATCATCACGTTCTTTACGAAGACTACAAAGAAGACCGCAAGTTCGACCTGATAGTCATGTGTGATGTTCTTGAGCACGTGAACGATCCCGTGGACCTGATCAATTTTTGCAAAAGACACCTGACCCCGGAAGGCCATATCCTTCTTTCTCTCCCCAATTTTATTTGTGTTGAAAATATCCTCAAGATTGTCTTGACCAGGGATTTCCGCTATGTGAAGGTGGATCAAGGGGAAAAGGCTCTCGGCGTTCTGGATATTAATCATAAGACGTTTTGGACCAAGAAAAGCTTTATCCGCTTTGCCAAGGAAAATGGCCTAGAAGTCGAACGTATTGTGGGAATCCGCAAACAGCTGAAGTTTATGCCAAACGTTTTGAGCCATTTAAGTTATATTCCTTTTCAGTATGGTTTCTTGACTAAAATCAAAAAATAG
- a CDS encoding glycosyltransferase family 2 protein, whose product MDVGIINYNGGSELAECVKSLLAQTVPVRVLVFDNASTDNSIQNLKKQNLNCFIIENGENLGYAGACNGLLENMNADIQVLCNMDLEFDPTWAENLLNCFDRHPEAGSVASLVMEKSGVVNAVGVQFGADLFAKNEASGLNIAEADIREKEVFGCYGAVMSFRKVAAEAAGKMDASFFLFFEETEWYFRHNLAGFKTVFCPGAKVYHERSMTTVRYSPRKLFYSERNRLRTAVRLLPMSDVFKLPFRGFVRYLSMAKGGVPGQSGDGKKLSKISICKALAKAWLQALWMLPNELRVRKEYHRKFENASLKARKILDAYSLNA is encoded by the coding sequence ATGGACGTAGGTATTATCAATTATAATGGCGGCTCGGAACTTGCGGAATGCGTCAAGAGCCTTTTGGCGCAAACTGTGCCGGTGCGGGTTCTTGTTTTTGATAATGCTTCTACAGACAATTCCATTCAGAATTTAAAAAAGCAGAACCTGAATTGTTTCATTATCGAAAACGGTGAAAATTTGGGCTATGCAGGAGCCTGCAACGGACTTCTCGAAAATATGAATGCCGATATCCAGGTGCTTTGCAATATGGACCTGGAGTTTGATCCGACTTGGGCGGAAAATCTTTTAAATTGTTTTGACCGTCATCCAGAAGCAGGTTCAGTAGCGAGTCTGGTGATGGAAAAAAGTGGCGTGGTGAATGCGGTAGGTGTTCAATTTGGAGCAGACCTTTTTGCCAAAAATGAAGCCAGCGGTTTGAATATCGCCGAAGCGGACATTCGCGAAAAAGAGGTTTTTGGCTGTTATGGCGCCGTGATGAGTTTTCGTAAGGTGGCTGCAGAGGCCGCAGGTAAGATGGATGCCAGTTTTTTCCTTTTTTTTGAAGAAACGGAATGGTATTTTCGCCATAATTTAGCCGGATTCAAGACCGTGTTTTGCCCGGGGGCTAAAGTCTATCACGAACGCTCCATGACTACGGTGCGGTATTCACCTCGCAAGTTGTTCTACTCGGAACGGAATCGCTTGCGTACGGCGGTAAGACTGTTGCCGATGTCCGATGTTTTTAAACTCCCTTTCCGCGGTTTTGTTCGCTACTTGAGTATGGCGAAGGGTGGTGTGCCAGGGCAATCTGGCGACGGCAAAAAACTTTCAAAGATTTCGATTTGTAAAGCCCTTGCCAAGGCTTGGTTGCAAGCTTTGTGGATGTTGCCCAATGAGCTTCGGGTGCGAAAAGAATATCATCGCAAATTTGAGAATGCCAGTCTCAAGGCTCGCAAAATACTTGATGCGTATTCCCTTAATGCATAA
- the dnaE gene encoding DNA polymerase III subunit alpha, producing the protein MAFVHLQVHSEFSVLKSSARLDGILEAAAAENAPAVALTDHGAMFGILEIQTRGKDLNKKRKEQGLPPVKTIYGCHVYVDSPSANQKDPTTYERLTLLVENDVGYYNLLRIVSFRYEDGDRWAEIPSVPLSVVNEHKEGIIAIAGDFFSRYGQNVAAGRNSVGREYIESLDKIFDRDHLYLSVCDNGIPQQKLLNDYNVQLAGELGREVVAVADVHYIKQEDAQAHKVLRCISLKETLNDFTDKRFPTDQFYFRTEQEMVALFGHIPGAIENTVKIADRCNFTVKTGIGDEYWPRFKIPEDFLASEEYQSIKAIMKAEYDAEYPVVRERELKGVIKDKKKKVTASYCADKGMAEDALTDEDKAEIERLSQPEFFDDDDNNAWEKNVRRWCKPGGDADIYITHLCNQRLKWRFPNEDFKFPAHDTEVAARMYKELNCIRNMNVAGYLLIVWDFINWSREHGIPVGPGRGSAAGSLVTYIIGITDIDPLTFDLLFERFLNPERVSMPDIDTDFSDRDRGRVIDYVTEKYGKECVGQIITYGMLKSKAVITDVARVLGIPPQEAKAITKLFPQRTLNFSLKQAWTGKDKKGNNLEDGYSPEPLQAMINSRASYQNLWDIAKKLEDLPRQTGVHACGVVITPTPIYNLAPLYRAAPEDTPVVMYDKHYAEDIGLLKMDFLGLINLSIIQDTVNMVKKNRGIELDMGHIPLDDKETFDLLGKGMTTTVFQFESPGMQKYLRELKPTRIFDLIAMNALYRPGPLEQIPHFIARKQGKEEIDCYHPDLEQVLGETYGVIVYQEQVMKLAQILGGYTLGGADNIRRIMAKKMPEKMEKLEPEFFKKCEANGYDHALIQKVWDAVLPFCGYAFNKSHAAAYAYVAYQTAYLKAHYGPEYMAASMTSKMGKTEDIVTIIQECKRLGIPVLSPDINSSQGIFTANTKHQILFGLAGIRNVGIGVVEDVVAAREKGGPFKSIFDFCKRVAEYQGSLKEKRPPLSKKTLECLIMAGALDGLPGSRAVLMATVDRALEVAARYQEDKSKGQMSLFDMGGADSSISNIAEVLEEAEEWGSVEMLNKEREVLGLCLSGHPLDEFRPELIGFTTCSLSQEELARKEGCVVAVGGIVTRMRSIETKRGATIGFGEMQDFQGEVGLFFKKDTWESFRDKISEDDRILVKGTLEYQRDREKNITEQMQVVVEEAYQLDYVRDRMVKYIHANIYSSMLSEEFLQKLEMGMQQFEAFEGEPGSELVLHIETESSYEHGLTLHKYKLSYSQDVLNWLKQDMGASKVWVSGKPRR; encoded by the coding sequence ATGGCTTTTGTTCACCTGCAAGTTCATTCCGAGTTTTCCGTTTTAAAATCATCGGCCCGTCTCGACGGCATATTGGAAGCTGCCGCTGCAGAAAATGCTCCTGCGGTGGCCCTTACCGACCATGGCGCCATGTTCGGCATCCTGGAAATCCAGACCCGCGGAAAAGACCTGAACAAGAAACGCAAGGAACAGGGACTCCCGCCAGTCAAGACCATCTACGGCTGTCATGTCTATGTGGATTCGCCAAGCGCAAACCAGAAAGACCCGACAACTTATGAACGACTAACCCTCCTGGTAGAAAACGATGTGGGGTATTACAACCTGCTTCGTATAGTGAGTTTCCGCTACGAAGATGGAGACCGCTGGGCCGAAATCCCGTCGGTCCCGCTGTCGGTGGTAAATGAACACAAAGAAGGCATTATCGCCATTGCAGGGGATTTCTTTAGCCGCTACGGTCAGAATGTGGCTGCCGGCCGCAACAGTGTTGGCCGGGAATACATAGAATCCCTGGACAAAATTTTTGACCGGGACCATCTTTACCTTTCGGTTTGCGATAACGGAATTCCCCAGCAGAAATTGCTGAATGACTACAATGTGCAGTTGGCGGGGGAGCTAGGCCGCGAAGTGGTGGCCGTAGCCGATGTCCATTATATTAAGCAAGAAGATGCCCAGGCCCACAAGGTTTTGCGCTGCATTTCTCTTAAAGAGACTCTGAACGATTTTACGGATAAGCGTTTCCCTACGGACCAGTTCTATTTTAGAACCGAACAAGAGATGGTGGCACTGTTCGGCCACATTCCTGGCGCTATCGAAAATACGGTAAAGATTGCGGATCGCTGTAATTTTACAGTAAAAACCGGCATTGGCGACGAATATTGGCCCCGGTTTAAGATTCCCGAAGATTTTTTGGCCTCTGAGGAATACCAGAGTATCAAGGCCATCATGAAGGCGGAATACGATGCGGAGTATCCTGTTGTTCGCGAAAGGGAACTCAAGGGAGTTATCAAGGATAAAAAGAAAAAGGTGACGGCATCTTATTGTGCCGACAAGGGAATGGCTGAAGACGCCCTGACCGACGAAGATAAAGCGGAAATTGAACGCCTGTCCCAGCCTGAATTTTTTGACGACGACGACAACAATGCTTGGGAGAAAAACGTGCGTCGCTGGTGCAAACCGGGTGGCGATGCGGATATTTACATTACCCACCTTTGTAACCAGCGTCTTAAATGGCGTTTCCCCAACGAAGATTTTAAGTTCCCTGCCCACGATACCGAAGTGGCGGCCCGCATGTACAAGGAGCTGAACTGTATCCGCAACATGAACGTGGCAGGCTACCTCTTGATTGTGTGGGACTTTATCAACTGGTCCAGGGAACACGGGATTCCCGTAGGTCCCGGCCGTGGATCTGCCGCAGGCTCTCTTGTCACCTACATTATCGGCATTACCGACATCGACCCGCTGACCTTTGACTTGCTTTTTGAACGATTCCTGAATCCGGAACGCGTGTCCATGCCCGATATCGATACGGACTTTTCGGATAGGGATCGCGGTCGCGTGATTGACTACGTGACCGAAAAATACGGCAAGGAGTGCGTGGGCCAGATTATCACCTATGGCATGCTCAAGTCCAAGGCGGTGATTACCGATGTGGCCCGCGTTTTGGGTATTCCGCCGCAAGAAGCGAAAGCCATTACCAAACTGTTCCCGCAGCGGACTTTGAATTTCAGCTTGAAGCAGGCCTGGACGGGCAAAGACAAGAAGGGGAATAACCTGGAAGACGGTTATAGCCCGGAACCCCTGCAGGCCATGATCAATAGCCGTGCCAGCTACCAGAACCTGTGGGACATCGCCAAAAAACTGGAGGATTTGCCTCGCCAGACAGGCGTGCACGCCTGTGGTGTGGTGATTACGCCGACTCCGATTTATAACCTTGCGCCCTTGTACCGTGCCGCCCCTGAAGATACGCCGGTGGTGATGTACGACAAGCATTACGCCGAAGATATCGGGCTTCTGAAGATGGACTTCTTGGGTCTTATTAACTTGTCCATCATTCAAGACACGGTGAACATGGTCAAGAAGAACCGTGGCATCGAGCTGGACATGGGCCATATCCCGCTGGATGACAAGGAAACCTTTGACCTGCTGGGCAAGGGCATGACCACGACGGTGTTCCAGTTCGAATCTCCGGGTATGCAAAAGTATTTGCGGGAACTGAAGCCTACCCGAATTTTTGACCTTATCGCTATGAACGCCCTGTATCGTCCGGGGCCGTTGGAACAGATTCCCCACTTTATTGCCCGTAAGCAGGGTAAAGAAGAAATTGACTGTTACCACCCTGACTTGGAACAGGTGCTTGGCGAAACCTACGGCGTGATTGTTTACCAGGAACAGGTAATGAAACTGGCCCAGATTCTGGGCGGATACACCCTGGGTGGTGCTGACAATATCCGTCGTATCATGGCAAAGAAAATGCCTGAGAAGATGGAAAAACTGGAGCCGGAGTTTTTCAAGAAATGTGAAGCCAATGGTTATGATCACGCGTTGATCCAAAAAGTGTGGGACGCGGTGCTTCCGTTCTGCGGTTACGCCTTCAACAAGAGCCATGCTGCCGCCTACGCCTATGTGGCTTACCAGACTGCTTACCTGAAAGCCCATTATGGCCCGGAGTATATGGCCGCTTCCATGACGTCGAAGATGGGCAAGACCGAAGATATCGTCACCATCATTCAGGAATGCAAGCGCTTGGGTATCCCCGTGCTCTCGCCGGATATCAATTCGTCTCAAGGGATTTTTACCGCCAACACCAAGCACCAGATTCTCTTTGGTCTTGCGGGAATCCGCAACGTGGGAATCGGCGTGGTAGAAGACGTGGTGGCAGCCCGTGAAAAGGGAGGCCCTTTCAAGTCTATCTTTGATTTCTGTAAGCGGGTGGCGGAATACCAAGGTTCCTTGAAAGAAAAACGCCCGCCTCTCAGCAAAAAGACTTTGGAATGCCTGATTATGGCCGGCGCTCTTGATGGTCTGCCTGGGAGCAGAGCTGTGCTGATGGCCACGGTGGATAGGGCGCTAGAAGTGGCTGCCCGCTATCAAGAAGACAAGTCCAAAGGACAGATGTCTCTCTTTGATATGGGCGGGGCTGATTCCTCTATTTCTAACATTGCCGAAGTCTTGGAAGAAGCCGAGGAATGGGGCAGCGTAGAAATGCTCAACAAGGAGCGTGAAGTTCTTGGGCTCTGCCTTTCGGGGCACCCGCTTGACGAATTCCGCCCCGAATTGATCGGTTTTACCACCTGCAGCCTGAGCCAAGAAGAATTGGCCCGTAAAGAGGGCTGCGTGGTGGCCGTCGGTGGAATCGTCACGCGTATGCGTTCTATAGAAACAAAGCGCGGGGCTACTATCGGCTTTGGCGAAATGCAGGATTTCCAGGGCGAAGTGGGACTGTTTTTTAAGAAAGACACCTGGGAAAGTTTCCGGGACAAGATTTCCGAAGATGATCGCATTTTGGTGAAGGGAACGCTGGAATACCAGCGGGATAGAGAAAAAAACATTACCGAGCAGATGCAGGTGGTGGTAGAAGAAGCTTACCAGCTGGACTATGTCCGTGATCGGATGGTCAAATACATCCACGCCAACATCTATTCTTCTATGCTTTCAGAAGAATTCTTGCAGAAGCTGGAAATGGGAATGCAACAGTTCGAGGCGTTCGAAGGTGAACCTGGCAGTGAACTGGTTCTGCACATTGAGACGGAATCAAGTTACGAACATGGGCTGACACTTCACAAATACAAACTGTCCTATTCTCAAGATGTACTGAATTGGCTCAAGCAGGACATGGGCGCCTCTAAGGTCTGGGTCTCCGGGAAACCCCGCAGGTAG
- a CDS encoding lipid-A-disaccharide synthase, which translates to MQEPFVLFCAGEDSGDVLGEAFVQSIVQRGMLPVGTGGSRMQNAGLVPVAEFNELPVSGFLDVLPRTAKLQKVYRKLKDLLCSEECKAFIAIDYPGFNMKLCQVAKKMGKPVLYVAPPQIWAWKPGRAQKLDGVNLAVLFQFEKEAYAQKGVNADVLLHPFLLHENLYHTLPYSEQLNSSEETLLLFPGSRLSQAKRNMDLFLKVAEAWLKMPSPQVATGKRVKLIVPRESLIPSLESYIQKIGEAERQQFSVQVAPEDSEERRMLFGAASMALATPGTVTLELALSGAPLVVATKPDFLTYALGKLLVKTRTFAMPNILMGNSLIPEFIGRGTKKMVPQILAAMHNQDIAKSRPLAVSLTECLGKGFVPDYFVDKLFNG; encoded by the coding sequence GTGCAAGAACCGTTTGTCCTTTTCTGTGCAGGGGAAGATTCCGGAGATGTTCTGGGGGAAGCCTTTGTTCAGTCCATAGTCCAGCGGGGAATGCTCCCGGTGGGTACGGGTGGCAGCCGCATGCAGAATGCGGGACTTGTTCCTGTAGCAGAATTTAACGAACTTCCCGTTTCTGGATTTCTGGACGTTTTGCCTCGGACGGCTAAGCTCCAAAAAGTTTATCGAAAGCTGAAAGACCTGCTTTGTTCCGAGGAATGCAAGGCCTTTATCGCTATCGACTATCCTGGCTTTAACATGAAACTTTGCCAGGTTGCAAAAAAGATGGGGAAGCCGGTACTTTATGTAGCGCCACCCCAGATTTGGGCCTGGAAACCGGGTCGCGCCCAAAAACTGGACGGAGTGAATCTCGCCGTACTTTTCCAGTTTGAAAAAGAGGCCTATGCGCAAAAGGGCGTCAATGCCGACGTCTTGCTCCATCCGTTTCTGCTGCACGAAAACCTGTACCATACTTTGCCCTATTCGGAACAGTTGAATTCCAGTGAAGAAACCTTGCTTCTTTTTCCGGGGAGCAGGCTTTCTCAGGCAAAACGAAACATGGACTTGTTTTTAAAGGTGGCTGAGGCGTGGCTAAAAATGCCTTCGCCACAGGTCGCTACAGGTAAAAGAGTCAAGCTGATTGTCCCTCGTGAATCCCTTATACCCTCTTTGGAAAGTTACATCCAAAAAATAGGGGAGGCAGAGCGCCAACAGTTTTCTGTTCAGGTGGCGCCCGAAGATTCCGAAGAGCGTCGCATGCTGTTCGGGGCGGCATCTATGGCCCTTGCCACTCCGGGGACGGTGACTCTTGAGCTTGCCCTTTCGGGTGCGCCTCTTGTGGTTGCCACAAAGCCCGACTTCTTGACCTATGCTTTGGGCAAATTGCTTGTGAAAACCAGAACTTTCGCCATGCCCAACATTTTAATGGGAAATTCGCTGATTCCTGAATTTATAGGCAGAGGCACGAAAAAAATGGTTCCCCAGATTTTAGCGGCCATGCACAACCAAGACATCGCTAAATCAAGGCCGTTGGCCGTGTCCTTGACGGAGTGCCTCGGCAAAGGCTTTGTTCCGGATTATTTTGTCGATAAATTATTTAACGGCTGA